In Gracilimonas sp., a single window of DNA contains:
- the queG gene encoding tRNA epoxyqueuosine(34) reductase QueG, producing the protein MLQQQKLTEQIRTHALKLGFDACGFAKAQYLPDEARRLEEWLNQERHGTMGWMNYHFDKRVDPTLLVPGAKTVVSVLASYHHPKHNEQIGIKDRPLISKYAQGRDYHKVLKKNLKKLFKFTEEKLGNLEGRIFTDSAPVLDKVWAQRAGLGWIGKNSNLLNKDIGSFFFIGEMIIDAELSYDSPVTDHCGSCTKCLDACPTDAIYEPYRVDATKCISYLTIELKEEIDKQYQTNIENWIYGCDICQDVCPWNSKSVLAQFEDLHPRDYVADRDLNFWENLTQEQYDETFEGSAIRRAKFDKFKSNVSIVSSNLSQN; encoded by the coding sequence ATGCTTCAGCAACAAAAGCTTACCGAACAAATTCGCACCCATGCCCTTAAGCTGGGTTTTGATGCCTGTGGTTTTGCCAAAGCACAATATTTACCGGATGAAGCACGCAGGCTTGAAGAGTGGCTGAATCAAGAGCGGCACGGAACCATGGGATGGATGAATTATCACTTTGACAAGCGTGTAGACCCAACCCTTCTTGTCCCCGGGGCCAAAACAGTGGTTTCGGTATTAGCCAGTTATCACCATCCCAAACACAATGAACAAATTGGAATTAAAGACCGGCCACTGATCTCCAAATATGCTCAGGGACGGGATTATCATAAAGTGCTGAAGAAGAATTTGAAAAAACTCTTCAAGTTTACGGAAGAAAAACTCGGAAATCTTGAAGGCCGTATTTTTACTGATTCAGCTCCTGTATTAGATAAAGTGTGGGCACAGCGGGCCGGGCTTGGGTGGATTGGGAAAAACTCGAATCTGCTTAACAAAGATATCGGCTCATTTTTCTTTATCGGGGAGATGATCATTGATGCAGAATTGAGTTATGACAGCCCTGTAACCGATCACTGCGGCTCTTGTACTAAATGCCTTGATGCATGCCCTACTGACGCCATTTACGAGCCTTACCGGGTAGATGCAACTAAGTGTATCTCTTATCTCACCATAGAATTAAAAGAAGAAATTGATAAACAATACCAGACCAATATAGAAAACTGGATTTACGGATGTGATATTTGTCAGGATGTATGTCCGTGGAACAGTAAATCTGTGTTGGCCCAATTTGAAGATTTACATCCCCGGGATTATGTGGCTGACCGAGATCTGAATTTCTGGGAGAACCTCACCCAGGAACAATATGATGAAACCTTTGAAGGCAGTGCTATCCGAAGGGCGAAATTTGATAAGTTCAAATCAAATGTCTCC
- the ftsE gene encoding cell division ATP-binding protein FtsE, translating into MSETAIIELRNVTLRYDNTQVLDDVNFKLHNGEFAYLIGPTGVGKSSFLKLLYRDVVPDRGSVRVTEYPVNKISEREVPMLRRRLGIVFQDFQLLQDRNVHDNVAFSLQVTGEKPKFIKQRVLEVLTMVGLSHRRKHMPRDLSGGEQQRVVIARALANEPRILLADEPTGNLDPKATKEIMELLRSINNRGMAVLMVTHDYAVVKKYKSRTVRMVNGKTQDLVWKGEKLVPVKP; encoded by the coding sequence ATGTCAGAAACAGCAATAATAGAATTAAGAAACGTAACTTTACGGTATGATAATACCCAGGTTTTAGACGATGTAAATTTTAAGCTTCATAATGGTGAGTTTGCTTACCTGATCGGGCCAACGGGTGTTGGGAAAAGCTCTTTTCTGAAATTACTTTACCGTGATGTTGTGCCTGATCGAGGATCTGTCCGGGTAACCGAATACCCGGTCAATAAGATAAGTGAACGGGAAGTTCCCATGTTGCGAAGAAGGCTCGGGATTGTATTCCAGGACTTTCAATTGCTTCAGGATCGCAATGTACACGACAATGTTGCTTTTTCACTTCAGGTAACCGGCGAAAAACCAAAATTCATCAAACAACGCGTACTTGAAGTTTTAACGATGGTTGGGTTAAGCCATCGCAGAAAGCACATGCCCAGAGATCTTTCCGGGGGAGAACAACAGCGGGTAGTTATTGCCCGCGCATTGGCAAATGAGCCTCGTATTTTGCTGGCTGACGAACCTACCGGAAACCTTGACCCAAAAGCCACTAAAGAAATCATGGAGCTCCTGCGGAGTATAAATAATCGAGGGATGGCTGTTTTGATGGTTACTCATGATTATGCAGTCGTTAAAAAGTACAAATCCCGAACGGTGCGTATGGTTAATGGCAAAACCCAAGATTTAGTTTGGAAGGGAGAAAAGCTGGTACCTGTCAAACCTTAG
- a CDS encoding class I SAM-dependent methyltransferase has product MKPENTEIYSVLAHLYDVLMKDVDYEMWADFIDEVIQTHHPNPVDVLELACGTGTISLSLAGIDEYNLTATDKSAAMVDKARQKAAEQEARVQFDTMDFTEIKSDRKYDVIFSVFDSVNYLHNEQDILKMLRGCQVILKPGGLLIYDFSTPKNSLEAVDYLNNEEGSFGPYRYFRESRYEPEEQFHFNEFDIEELAADGKTVIRSYNEIHKQRIYSLKEMLSILEQTSYHQVAKYEGFDLVDADDNSTRVTMVLRCQKQQ; this is encoded by the coding sequence GTGAAACCTGAAAATACCGAAATTTATTCTGTGTTGGCTCACCTTTATGATGTTCTCATGAAAGATGTGGATTACGAAATGTGGGCTGATTTTATCGACGAGGTTATCCAAACCCATCACCCCAACCCAGTTGACGTATTGGAGCTTGCTTGTGGTACCGGAACTATTTCCCTTTCCCTGGCGGGCATAGATGAATATAACCTAACTGCTACCGATAAATCGGCAGCCATGGTTGACAAAGCCCGGCAAAAAGCCGCAGAACAAGAAGCCCGTGTTCAATTTGATACCATGGACTTTACGGAGATCAAAAGTGATCGAAAGTATGATGTCATATTTTCAGTTTTTGACAGCGTAAACTACCTCCACAACGAGCAGGATATTTTAAAAATGCTTCGGGGTTGTCAGGTTATTTTAAAACCCGGAGGATTACTTATCTATGATTTCTCAACCCCTAAAAACTCACTGGAAGCCGTTGATTATTTAAATAATGAAGAAGGCAGCTTTGGGCCTTATCGTTACTTTAGGGAAAGCCGGTACGAACCTGAAGAACAATTCCACTTTAATGAATTTGATATTGAAGAATTGGCGGCAGACGGGAAGACGGTGATTCGAAGCTATAATGAAATTCACAAACAACGTATTTATTCACTCAAGGAAATGCTGTCAATTTTGGAACAAACCTCCTATCATCAGGTAGCCAAATATGAAGGTTTTGACTTGGTAGATGCAGACGATAACAGCACACGTGTAACAATGGTACTTAGATGTCAGAAACAGCAATAA
- the pdxA gene encoding 4-hydroxythreonine-4-phosphate dehydrogenase PdxA, whose protein sequence is MLKKRIPNIAISIGDFNGIGPEIILKSLSEIDLKKSIPVIIAPKTIIEYYCELFSPQPEFHFITDPENKKEGKVNVLHLKDDQLKITPGIQSAESGKAAMLSIEKSIDLCLMKRADAMVTAPISKEAVNLAGYDIPGHTEFLAAQTNAEHVLMMLVNDNLRVALVTAHVPIKEVADHISANLIKTKVQILADSLRNDFGIERPKIAVLGLNPHAGDGGVIGMEEIEIIDPVIKEIRGTQNQFAIHGPFPADGFFGRKLHTKHDAILAMYHDQGLAPFKLLSFGKGVNFTAGLPIIRTSPDHGTAFDIAGKGIADPSSFKEAYNLAVKLAKK, encoded by the coding sequence ATGCTAAAAAAGAGAATTCCAAACATAGCAATTTCCATAGGCGATTTTAATGGTATCGGACCTGAGATTATCCTTAAATCTCTATCCGAAATAGATCTGAAAAAATCCATTCCGGTGATTATTGCACCCAAAACCATTATTGAATACTATTGTGAACTGTTTTCTCCCCAGCCGGAATTTCACTTTATAACTGATCCTGAAAATAAAAAAGAGGGAAAGGTTAACGTTCTTCATTTAAAAGATGACCAGCTCAAAATTACCCCGGGAATACAATCTGCTGAGAGCGGAAAAGCAGCAATGCTTTCTATTGAAAAAAGTATTGACCTGTGTTTAATGAAACGGGCTGACGCAATGGTTACCGCCCCTATCTCAAAAGAAGCAGTAAATCTTGCCGGATATGATATCCCGGGACATACTGAGTTTCTGGCTGCTCAAACCAATGCTGAGCATGTACTGATGATGCTTGTGAATGATAATCTCCGGGTAGCGTTGGTCACTGCCCATGTACCTATTAAAGAGGTGGCCGACCATATCTCTGCAAATCTAATTAAAACAAAAGTGCAGATATTGGCTGACAGCCTCAGAAATGATTTCGGGATTGAGCGGCCTAAAATTGCCGTGCTTGGGTTAAATCCGCATGCCGGTGATGGCGGAGTTATTGGAATGGAAGAAATTGAAATTATTGACCCTGTCATAAAGGAGATACGGGGTACACAAAATCAATTTGCCATACACGGGCCTTTTCCTGCAGATGGATTTTTTGGACGAAAATTGCATACAAAACATGATGCTATTTTAGCCATGTATCACGATCAGGGCTTGGCTCCTTTTAAGCTTCTTTCATTTGGAAAAGGAGTAAATTTCACAGCCGGACTGCCTATTATCCGTACCTCCCCCGATCACGGTACCGCGTTTGACATTGCCGGGAAAGGTATCGCCGATCCGTCATCTTTTAAAGAAGCCTATAACCTGGCTGTTAAACTTGCAAAAAAATAA